The Vitis riparia cultivar Riparia Gloire de Montpellier isolate 1030 chromosome 3, EGFV_Vit.rip_1.0, whole genome shotgun sequence genome includes a region encoding these proteins:
- the LOC117911673 gene encoding LOW QUALITY PROTEIN: agamous-like MADS-box protein AGL62 (The sequence of the model RefSeq protein was modified relative to this genomic sequence to represent the inferred CDS: deleted 1 base in 1 codon), with protein sequence MAPTRKSRGRQKVEMTKMTKESNLQVTFSKRRSGLFKKASELCTLCGAEIAIIVFSPGKKMYSFGHPGVETIIDRFLTGNPLPHSGALQLFEAHRSANVRDLNMQLTQVLNQLEGEKKRGEALTQMTKASQAQYWWAAPIEELSFEQLELLKVSLENLKRNVEMNADKHMMEASNPLDFFSSSSVGAGVPYDAHIAAFDPLNFNFGYGGHLL encoded by the exons ATGGCTCCAACGAGGAAAAGTAGGGGCCGCCAAAAGGTTGAGATGActaaaatgacaaaagaaagtAACTTACAAGTTACTTTCTCCAAACGCCGATCTGGCCTTTTTAAGAAGGCCAGTGAATTATGCACACTTTGTGGTGCTGAAATTGCTATAATAGTCTTCTCTCCTGGGAAAAAGATGTATTCCTTCGGCCATCCTGGTGTTGAAACAATTATAGATCGGTTTCTTACCGGGAACCCTTTACCCCACTCTGGTGCACTGCAGCTCTTTGAGGCTCATCGTAGTGCAAATGTTCGTGACCTTAATATGCAACTCACTCAAGTTCTCAACCAACTAGAGGGTGAGAAGAAGCGCGGAGAAGCACTTACACAGATGACGAAGGCCAGCCAAGCACAATATTGGTGGGCAGCTCCGATTGAGGAGCTTAGCTTCGAACAACTCGAGCTTCTGAAGGTGTCGCTAGAAAATCTTAAAAGGAATGTTGAAATGAATGCAGACAAGCATATGATGGAGGCATCGAATCCTCTTGACTTTTTTTCT TCGAGTTCTGTTGGAGCAGGTGTGCCTTATGATGCGCACATTGCTGCATTTGATCCTCTTAACTTTAACTTTGGTTATGGGGGTCATTTGCTCTAA